One segment of Olsenella uli DSM 7084 DNA contains the following:
- the pcp gene encoding pyroglutamyl-peptidase I, with the protein MGAVLVTGFQPFGGEAMNPAWEAVRALPGAIGGAEVVKAEVPVAFGRGFAEVEHAMRECSPDLVLCIGQAGGRAKLTPEYVGINCMDARVPDNDGNQPLAQRIEEDGPDAYFSTLPVRAMAKAMNDAGIPAEVSFTAGTYVCNDMLYRLMHAIATDHPGVRGGFMHVPYATQQATRLPSATPSMSLETMTAGIALAVGAALATERDVSVSAGTTH; encoded by the coding sequence ATGGGAGCGGTTCTTGTCACGGGCTTCCAGCCCTTTGGCGGGGAGGCCATGAACCCCGCGTGGGAAGCGGTCCGTGCCCTGCCGGGCGCCATCGGCGGTGCGGAGGTCGTCAAGGCCGAGGTGCCCGTGGCGTTCGGGCGGGGGTTCGCCGAGGTGGAGCATGCCATGAGGGAGTGTTCGCCCGATCTGGTGCTCTGCATCGGGCAGGCGGGCGGCCGTGCCAAGCTCACGCCCGAGTACGTGGGCATCAACTGCATGGACGCGCGCGTCCCCGACAACGACGGCAACCAGCCCCTTGCCCAGAGGATCGAGGAGGATGGGCCTGACGCCTACTTCTCCACGCTTCCCGTGAGGGCGATGGCGAAGGCCATGAACGATGCCGGGATTCCCGCCGAGGTCTCCTTCACGGCCGGCACCTACGTGTGCAACGACATGCTCTACCGCCTGATGCATGCCATCGCCACCGACCATCCCGGCGTGCGCGGGGGCTTCATGCACGTGCCCTACGCAACGCAGCAGGCGACCCGCCTGCCGTCGGCGACGCCCAGCATGTCGCTCGAGACCATGACGGCGGGCATCGCCCTTGCGGTAGGGGCGGCGCTTGCCACCGAGAGGGACGTGTCGGTCTCGGCGGGCACCACCCACTAG
- a CDS encoding polyprenyl synthetase family protein, producing MSADAGRPHGDRGRAFATYLAERRPIIEAYLAEHKPTPPPDETSADSDLERYLYQPFARFVASGGKRTRPALVLLGCEAVGGDVERALSSAAGIEHFQSAALIHDDIADEGELRRGEPCTYLTEGLGVAINTGDLGIVRTFADVLEDDALDPTTKLRVLAELAQMEQRTVEGQALDLGWVRDGRWDVSTSDYLRMARHKTAFYSASSPLSIGAICGGGSSGQVGALGSFGMDAGLAFQLQDDLLNLVGDATAQGKDFRSDITEGKRTMVVAWSLERLEGQDREELVALLSAHTTDPTQLARAVGLMRDCGAIDAVGGYARALADHAKGELDGMDFAGHAVEVLDSMADFFVERLG from the coding sequence GTGTCGGCAGACGCTGGCAGGCCCCACGGCGACAGGGGCCGCGCCTTCGCGACGTACCTCGCCGAGAGGCGTCCCATCATCGAGGCGTACCTTGCCGAGCACAAACCGACCCCGCCCCCCGACGAGACGTCTGCGGATAGCGACCTCGAGCGCTATCTCTACCAGCCGTTCGCGCGCTTCGTGGCCTCGGGCGGCAAGCGCACGCGCCCCGCTCTCGTCCTGCTTGGCTGCGAGGCCGTTGGGGGCGACGTCGAACGGGCCCTCTCGAGCGCGGCGGGCATAGAGCACTTCCAGTCCGCCGCCCTCATCCACGACGACATCGCCGACGAGGGCGAGCTGCGCCGCGGTGAGCCCTGCACCTACCTCACCGAGGGGCTGGGCGTGGCGATCAACACCGGCGACCTTGGCATCGTCCGCACCTTTGCGGACGTGCTCGAGGATGACGCGCTCGACCCAACGACCAAGCTGCGCGTGCTCGCCGAGCTCGCGCAGATGGAGCAGCGCACCGTAGAGGGACAGGCGCTCGACCTCGGCTGGGTGCGTGACGGACGCTGGGACGTGAGCACGAGCGACTACCTCCGCATGGCACGCCACAAGACCGCGTTCTACTCCGCGTCCTCGCCGCTCTCCATCGGGGCCATATGCGGCGGAGGCAGCAGCGGGCAGGTGGGGGCGCTCGGCTCCTTCGGCATGGACGCGGGGCTTGCGTTCCAGCTCCAGGACGACCTGCTCAACCTCGTGGGCGATGCCACGGCACAGGGCAAGGACTTCCGCAGCGACATCACCGAGGGCAAGCGCACGATGGTCGTGGCGTGGTCGCTCGAACGCCTCGAGGGCCAGGACCGAGAGGAGCTCGTCGCCCTCCTCTCGGCTCACACGACCGACCCCACGCAGCTCGCCCGCGCGGTCGGGCTCATGCGGGACTGCGGAGCCATCGATGCCGTGGGCGGCTATGCCCGCGCCCTCGCAGACCATGCAAAGGGCGAGCTCGACGGAATGGACTTTGCAGGCCATGCCGTCGAGGTGCTCGATTCTATGGCAGACTTCTTCGTAGAGCGCCTGGGCTAG
- a CDS encoding alpha/beta hydrolase family protein, with translation MGYTEREHWCRREDKNIYGRLFLPDGWGDGRPRATAIFSHGLSTNHGDMEPYARTAAERGMVTYVFDFCGGGAYSRSDWQDGMSLFTEQHDLESVAWELSREPFVDQDNVFLCGSSLGATVTLMAARANAQLVRGCVLLYPAFNLHDAVRQACPDRNSLPEAFPIMGMDVSGDFLRSCYDYDFFEHIPAFPEEVLLFHGDADTAVPLSYSQRAARLFPHCELRVIRGGGHGFVGEQYWQVVEQAAEWLGARMRR, from the coding sequence ATGGGCTACACGGAGCGCGAGCACTGGTGCAGGCGAGAGGACAAGAACATCTACGGGAGGCTGTTTCTCCCCGATGGATGGGGGGACGGTCGACCCCGTGCGACCGCGATCTTCTCGCACGGACTCAGCACGAATCATGGGGACATGGAGCCCTATGCCCGAACTGCAGCGGAGCGCGGAATGGTCACGTATGTGTTCGACTTCTGCGGAGGGGGTGCCTACAGCAGGAGCGACTGGCAGGACGGCATGTCCCTCTTCACCGAGCAGCACGACCTGGAGTCGGTTGCCTGGGAGCTCTCGCGCGAGCCGTTCGTCGACCAGGACAACGTCTTCCTCTGCGGGTCCAGCCTGGGGGCAACCGTGACGCTCATGGCAGCGCGCGCGAACGCCCAGCTGGTACGCGGGTGCGTGCTGCTGTACCCAGCATTCAACCTCCACGACGCCGTGCGGCAGGCATGCCCCGACAGGAACAGCCTGCCGGAGGCCTTCCCCATCATGGGAATGGACGTCAGCGGCGACTTCCTGCGCTCGTGCTACGACTACGACTTCTTTGAGCACATCCCGGCGTTCCCGGAGGAGGTGCTGCTCTTCCACGGCGATGCGGACACGGCCGTGCCGCTCTCGTACTCACAGCGCGCCGCACGCCTGTTCCCGCACTGCGAGCTGAGGGTCATCCGTGGCGGTGGGCACGGCTTTGTGGGCGAGCAGTACTGGCAGGTGGTCGAACAGGCCGCCGAGTGGCTGGGTGCCCGCATGAGGCGCTAG
- a CDS encoding Na+/H+ antiporter translates to MEQFEFVLIVLACVSLSSVADRFVRRVSLPILQIAIGLVAAIVLPTINEVRIDSELFLVLFIAPLLFNETREASPRELWRNRADIFSLAVGLVVVSVLVIGYALNRLVPAIPLAAAFALGGALGPTDAAAVTALRSSVNLTGRQRALLSGESLINDASGVVAFQFSVAAAVTGAFSLMDATASFALLFVGGIALGAILGFVLSGAMRLLGRLGFEDVTSHALYELLSPFIVYLVCEDLGVSGILAVVAAGLVMAAPRPRFHSTYDARRRLVSNSLWAMISFLINGTIFVLLGMQLPLVVMPGLNGGLPAPQVIVAILLVAMASLGCRLVWVLALELVHRRKGEGLCGGRRGILRDALVTTIAGAKGAVTLSIVLTLPLTTAAGDPFPERSLLVTLAAGVILLTLLMADVSLPLLAPRPEDDGGHDGELREATIAVFEATTNELRRLAEDEALTEYLPALRLTLSRYELQLALERFISSGVEEENRAVEDEEARLQAETLESLHRRHLKVHSEQDWQRHLVALRGIRSSVGYTGRMADVIPNRGTLLASATTLVRRTFFPAGHRAKDGSDLDRIYGQSCIYAIELEYVSLEYFERVMKEGDVGQARAAHIRHDVHELALHSLWGRLNYGRDVPLDSRKAYTLPYDLLTHDFNPRFREQFAKAREFARDVDENALRIELDEIGRLQSEGTLTRKIANELRENVYLLQMGEG, encoded by the coding sequence GTGGAGCAGTTCGAATTCGTCCTCATCGTGCTGGCGTGCGTCAGCCTCTCCTCGGTGGCCGACAGGTTCGTGCGCCGCGTGTCGCTGCCCATACTGCAGATAGCCATCGGGCTCGTAGCCGCCATCGTGCTGCCCACGATCAACGAGGTCCGCATAGACTCCGAGCTCTTTCTCGTGCTCTTCATCGCACCCCTCCTCTTCAACGAGACGCGTGAGGCGAGCCCGCGCGAGCTGTGGCGCAACCGCGCCGACATCTTCTCGCTCGCCGTCGGGCTTGTGGTCGTGAGCGTCCTTGTCATCGGCTACGCCCTTAACCGGCTCGTGCCGGCAATACCCCTCGCGGCCGCCTTCGCCCTCGGAGGGGCGCTCGGACCCACGGACGCCGCCGCCGTCACGGCGCTCAGGTCCTCCGTCAACCTCACTGGCCGCCAGAGGGCGCTGCTGTCGGGAGAGTCGCTCATCAACGACGCGTCTGGTGTCGTGGCCTTCCAGTTCTCCGTTGCGGCAGCCGTCACGGGGGCGTTCTCCCTCATGGACGCCACAGCCTCGTTCGCCCTCCTCTTTGTGGGCGGCATCGCCTTGGGGGCCATCCTGGGCTTCGTGCTCTCCGGCGCCATGAGGCTCCTGGGGCGCCTCGGCTTCGAGGACGTCACGTCGCACGCCCTCTACGAGCTGCTGAGCCCCTTCATCGTCTATCTCGTCTGCGAGGACCTGGGAGTGAGCGGCATCCTGGCCGTCGTCGCCGCCGGCCTCGTCATGGCAGCGCCGCGCCCGCGATTCCACTCGACCTATGACGCTCGGCGCCGACTCGTCTCGAACTCGCTCTGGGCCATGATCTCGTTTCTGATCAACGGGACGATCTTCGTGCTGCTGGGAATGCAGTTGCCCCTCGTCGTGATGCCGGGGCTCAACGGTGGTCTCCCCGCCCCCCAGGTCATAGTCGCCATCCTCCTCGTCGCCATGGCCTCGCTCGGATGCCGCCTCGTCTGGGTGCTCGCCCTTGAGCTCGTCCACCGTCGCAAGGGGGAGGGGCTGTGCGGTGGGCGCAGGGGGATCCTGCGTGACGCGTTGGTGACCACCATCGCGGGCGCGAAGGGCGCGGTCACCCTCTCGATCGTGCTGACCCTCCCCTTGACGACGGCGGCTGGGGACCCCTTCCCCGAACGTAGCCTCCTCGTCACCCTTGCGGCGGGAGTCATCTTGCTCACGCTCCTGATGGCCGACGTTTCCCTGCCTCTGCTGGCCCCACGCCCCGAGGACGACGGCGGCCACGACGGGGAGCTGCGCGAGGCGACCATCGCCGTGTTCGAGGCGACCACGAACGAGCTCAGACGCCTCGCGGAGGACGAGGCCCTCACCGAGTACCTGCCCGCGCTCAGGCTCACGCTCAGCCGCTACGAGCTGCAGCTGGCCCTTGAGCGCTTCATCAGCTCCGGTGTCGAGGAGGAGAATCGTGCCGTGGAGGACGAGGAGGCCCGGCTGCAGGCCGAGACCCTCGAGTCGCTTCACCGCCGCCACCTCAAGGTGCACTCCGAGCAGGACTGGCAGCGCCATCTTGTCGCTCTCCGCGGTATCAGGAGCTCTGTCGGCTATACCGGACGCATGGCGGACGTCATACCGAATCGGGGCACCCTCCTCGCGAGCGCGACGACCCTCGTGCGCCGGACCTTCTTCCCCGCAGGCCACCGTGCCAAGGACGGCAGCGACCTCGACCGCATCTACGGCCAGTCCTGCATCTACGCGATCGAGCTCGAGTACGTGAGCCTCGAGTACTTCGAGCGCGTCATGAAGGAGGGGGACGTCGGCCAGGCAAGGGCCGCCCATATACGCCACGACGTGCACGAACTCGCCCTGCACTCTCTGTGGGGCCGCCTCAACTACGGGCGGGACGTCCCCCTCGACTCGCGCAAGGCCTACACGCTGCCCTACGACCTCCTCACACACGACTTCAACCCGCGTTTCCGCGAACAGTTCGCCAAGGCGCGCGAGTTCGCCCGCGACGTGGACGAGAACGCGCTGCGCATCGAGCTCGACGAGATAGGACGCCTGCAGTCCGAGGGCACCCTCACCCGCAAGATAGCCAACGAGCTGCGCGAGAACGTCTATCTTCTGCAGATGGGCGAGGGGTAG
- the galE gene encoding UDP-glucose 4-epimerase GalE has product MSEKKEPKDSCVLVTGGAGFIGSHTVVELLRGDYQVIVVDDLSNASEKVLDRIGAIVGEERAQRLSFYRADVRDRADLERVFDDNEIDRVIHFAGFKAVGESVTKPIEYYSNNLGNTLTLVDVMRGHGCKSIIFSSSATVYGDPDSLPLTEASPKKPATNPYGWTKWMIEQVLSDLVVADPEWNVVLLRYFNPIGAHPSGLMGEDPKGIPNNLLPYVAQVAVGKRDCVHVFGDDYDTPDGTGVRDYIHVMDLASGHVAALGWMNGRSGCETFNLGTGRGTSVLEIVRAFSRACGRELPYVIEPRRAGDVTANYADCSKAREEMGWQARFGIDDMCRDSWNWQSQNPNGYEG; this is encoded by the coding sequence ATGAGCGAGAAGAAGGAACCCAAGGACAGCTGCGTCCTCGTCACCGGCGGCGCCGGCTTCATCGGCAGCCACACCGTCGTCGAACTGCTCCGGGGCGACTACCAGGTCATCGTCGTCGACGATCTCTCCAACGCGTCCGAGAAGGTACTTGACCGCATAGGCGCCATCGTGGGCGAGGAGCGGGCCCAGAGGCTCTCGTTCTACCGCGCCGACGTGAGGGACCGCGCCGACCTGGAGCGCGTCTTCGATGACAACGAGATCGACCGCGTCATACACTTCGCGGGCTTCAAGGCCGTGGGCGAGTCCGTCACCAAGCCCATCGAATACTACAGCAACAACCTGGGCAATACCCTCACCCTGGTCGACGTCATGCGCGGCCACGGCTGCAAGTCCATCATCTTCAGCAGCTCCGCGACCGTCTATGGCGATCCCGACAGCCTACCCCTGACCGAGGCGAGCCCCAAGAAGCCAGCCACCAATCCCTACGGTTGGACCAAGTGGATGATCGAGCAGGTCCTCTCCGACCTCGTGGTGGCCGATCCCGAATGGAACGTCGTCCTCCTGCGCTACTTCAATCCCATCGGCGCACATCCCTCGGGCCTCATGGGCGAGGACCCCAAGGGCATCCCCAACAACCTGCTTCCCTACGTCGCCCAGGTGGCCGTGGGCAAGCGCGACTGCGTCCACGTCTTCGGCGACGACTACGACACCCCCGACGGCACCGGCGTGCGCGACTACATCCACGTGATGGACCTGGCCTCTGGTCACGTGGCCGCCTTGGGCTGGATGAACGGCCGCTCTGGCTGCGAGACCTTCAACCTGGGAACCGGCAGGGGGACCTCGGTGCTCGAGATTGTCAGGGCCTTCTCCAGGGCCTGCGGGCGCGAGCTCCCCTACGTCATCGAGCCGCGTCGCGCGGGCGACGTCACGGCCAACTACGCGGACTGCTCCAAGGCCCGCGAGGAGATGGGCTGGCAGGCCCGCTTTGGCATCGATGACATGTGCCGCGACAGCTGGAACTGGCAGTCCCAGAACCCCAACGGCTACGAAGGCTAG
- the glmU gene encoding bifunctional UDP-N-acetylglucosamine diphosphorylase/glucosamine-1-phosphate N-acetyltransferase GlmU, whose product MPVTAIVLAAGEGTRMKSRHPKVTHKVLDRPLAWWVVDAARRAGIERIVVVVGNGADEVRSCLAGEGDVEFVEQAERLGTGHAVRVVKDALGGFTGPVVVLNGDLPLVRPKTISALVDATRANHSACTILTMTPPDATGYGRIVTEDGQVRAIIEHKDCTPAQREELRECNAGAYCFCGGRLTDNIGRIGSDNAQGECYLTDMVGIYVGMGESVSAVHCDDYSELLGVNDRVQLAQVTKVMQRRINEGLMRAGVTMLDPDQVWVGPDARIGRDCVLLPQTIIWGRTTVGEACTIGPNSRLVNASVGDRCLVDETIIVDSAIDDDVSCGPRAYLRGGAHFMRRSKAGTHVEIKGSEVGEGSKVPHLSYIGDARLGRGVNIGGGSITCNYDGKHKSRTEIGDHVFVGSDTMMVAPVEIGDNALVGAGSCITQDVPAGALSLERSRQLIKEGWADLYWANLREED is encoded by the coding sequence ATGCCCGTCACCGCGATCGTCCTCGCCGCCGGCGAGGGAACGCGCATGAAGTCCCGCCATCCCAAGGTCACGCACAAGGTCCTGGACCGTCCGCTCGCGTGGTGGGTCGTTGACGCCGCCCGAAGGGCCGGCATCGAGCGCATCGTCGTCGTCGTCGGGAACGGCGCGGACGAGGTGCGCTCCTGCCTTGCGGGCGAGGGGGACGTCGAGTTCGTGGAGCAGGCGGAACGCCTGGGCACGGGACATGCCGTCCGCGTGGTCAAAGACGCCCTCGGAGGCTTCACCGGTCCTGTGGTCGTGCTCAACGGCGACCTGCCGCTCGTGCGCCCAAAGACCATCTCGGCCCTGGTCGACGCAACGCGCGCCAATCACAGTGCCTGCACCATCCTCACGATGACCCCGCCCGACGCCACGGGCTACGGTCGCATCGTTACCGAGGACGGCCAGGTCAGGGCCATCATCGAGCACAAGGACTGCACGCCTGCGCAGCGTGAGGAGCTCAGGGAGTGCAACGCCGGCGCCTACTGCTTCTGTGGCGGGAGGCTCACCGACAACATCGGCAGGATCGGCAGCGACAACGCCCAGGGCGAGTGCTATCTCACGGACATGGTCGGGATCTACGTCGGCATGGGCGAGTCCGTCTCGGCCGTGCACTGCGACGACTACTCGGAGCTTCTGGGCGTGAACGACCGCGTCCAGCTCGCCCAGGTCACCAAGGTCATGCAGCGGCGCATCAACGAGGGTCTCATGCGTGCGGGCGTCACGATGCTCGATCCCGACCAGGTGTGGGTGGGGCCGGACGCCAGAATCGGCCGTGACTGCGTCCTTCTCCCCCAGACCATCATCTGGGGGAGGACGACCGTGGGCGAGGCGTGTACCATCGGCCCCAACAGCCGCCTCGTGAACGCCAGCGTGGGCGACCGTTGCCTGGTGGACGAGACCATCATCGTGGACTCCGCCATCGACGACGACGTCTCGTGCGGTCCGCGCGCCTACCTGCGTGGCGGCGCGCACTTCATGAGGCGTTCCAAGGCGGGCACCCACGTGGAGATAAAGGGCTCCGAGGTGGGCGAGGGGTCCAAGGTCCCGCACCTCTCCTACATAGGCGACGCACGCCTGGGCAGGGGCGTCAACATCGGCGGGGGTTCCATCACCTGCAACTACGATGGAAAGCACAAGAGCCGCACGGAGATCGGCGACCACGTCTTCGTCGGCTCGGATACGATGATGGTGGCTCCCGTCGAGATCGGCGACAACGCCCTCGTCGGCGCCGGCTCCTGCATCACCCAAGACGTTCCCGCGGGAGCCCTCTCGCTCGAGCGCTCTCGGCAGCTCATCAAAGAGGGATGGGCAGACCTGTACTGGGCCAATCTTCGAGAAGAGGACTAG
- a CDS encoding ribose-phosphate diphosphokinase: MYENLREPTTYQKEIKLYSGTSNPALAQRIANILHLELQGLEIQKFANGEIYARFDESVRGDEVFFIQSVVGGNVNDLLMETLIVADAASRASAESFTAVIPHYGYARQDRKAASREPITARLVANLLEAAGVDRVITLDLHSGQIQGFFDIPVTHLTALYLFGDYFKQKSFDWNETVVVSPDMGRAKVAKKLSDYLGCEVAIAHKSRPRHNAAEVMGIIGNINGKTCIINDDMIDTAGTLTGSINKLKEMGAGDIYVCATHGIFSGQAIQRLEDAPIVECVVTDAIPCAIANTQGSKIKQISIARPLANCIYNVYTNRSVSQAAGGNSEM; this comes from the coding sequence ATGTACGAGAACCTGCGCGAACCGACCACCTACCAGAAGGAGATCAAGCTCTACTCGGGCACCAGCAACCCGGCGCTCGCCCAACGCATCGCCAACATCCTGCACCTCGAACTCCAAGGTCTCGAGATCCAGAAGTTCGCCAACGGCGAGATCTACGCGCGCTTCGACGAGTCGGTCCGTGGCGACGAGGTCTTCTTCATCCAGTCCGTCGTGGGGGGCAACGTCAACGACCTCCTCATGGAGACGCTTATCGTCGCCGATGCGGCCTCGAGGGCCTCTGCGGAGAGCTTCACCGCCGTCATCCCGCACTATGGCTACGCCCGGCAGGACCGCAAGGCCGCGAGCCGCGAGCCCATCACCGCGCGCCTCGTCGCCAACCTGCTCGAGGCTGCGGGCGTCGACCGCGTCATCACGCTTGACTTGCACTCCGGCCAGATCCAGGGCTTCTTCGACATCCCCGTCACGCACCTGACGGCCCTCTACCTCTTCGGAGACTACTTCAAGCAGAAGTCCTTCGACTGGAACGAGACGGTCGTCGTCTCCCCCGACATGGGTCGGGCAAAGGTCGCCAAGAAGCTCTCGGACTACCTGGGCTGCGAGGTCGCCATCGCCCACAAGAGCCGCCCGAGGCACAACGCCGCCGAGGTCATGGGTATCATCGGCAACATCAATGGCAAGACCTGCATCATCAACGACGACATGATCGACACCGCCGGCACGCTCACGGGCTCCATCAACAAGCTCAAGGAGATGGGTGCCGGCGACATCTACGTGTGTGCCACGCACGGCATCTTCAGCGGACAGGCCATCCAGCGCCTGGAGGATGCGCCGATCGTCGAGTGCGTCGTCACCGACGCCATACCCTGCGCCATCGCAAACACGCAGGGCTCCAAGATCAAGCAGATCTCGATCGCCCGTCCCCTTGCGAACTGCATCTACAACGTCTACACCAACCGCTCCGTCTCGCAGGCCGCAGGAGGCAACTCCGAGATGTAG
- a CDS encoding peptidoglycan-binding domain-containing protein: MDPIREGASGAAVEDIQERLGRLGYEIDEAELAEKSMGPSSVAAVAKFRLDQGMGLGTEVDAPTWSALVDAGYTMGDRTLYLRLPNFHGNDVLQMQERLNILGFSCGKPDGCFGVYTEAAVKEFQESQGMLADGMAFQDTFDSIDRLHHVWAGKPAAGPHPMGGMGFARAAGVLEHTQLSLTAEDPISRNVAGRIWNLASATSERSGLDLIEAPEVSREGDAAVIVLATTPLPEGSKMANLSTDDVETLPQRLRTTVESSREDVPVVRLELPLGLDYDGTFTTGDAQTFAVMLLDAICAAFDL, from the coding sequence ATGGACCCAATTCGAGAGGGCGCATCCGGCGCCGCAGTCGAGGACATCCAGGAGCGCCTGGGCCGTCTTGGCTACGAGATCGACGAGGCCGAGCTGGCCGAGAAGAGCATGGGGCCCTCGAGCGTGGCGGCCGTCGCCAAGTTCAGGCTCGACCAGGGCATGGGCCTGGGCACCGAGGTCGACGCGCCGACCTGGTCCGCGCTCGTCGATGCCGGCTATACGATGGGCGACCGCACGCTCTACCTGCGTCTGCCCAACTTCCACGGCAACGATGTCCTGCAGATGCAGGAGCGCCTCAACATCCTGGGCTTCTCCTGCGGGAAGCCCGACGGCTGCTTCGGCGTCTACACCGAGGCCGCCGTCAAGGAGTTCCAGGAGAGCCAGGGCATGCTGGCCGACGGCATGGCCTTCCAGGACACCTTCGACTCCATCGACCGCCTGCACCACGTGTGGGCGGGTAAGCCTGCGGCAGGACCGCACCCCATGGGCGGAATGGGCTTCGCGCGCGCGGCCGGCGTGCTCGAGCACACGCAGCTCTCGCTCACAGCCGAGGATCCCATCTCGCGCAACGTCGCAGGTCGCATCTGGAACCTGGCGTCGGCCACGAGCGAGAGGAGCGGCCTCGACCTCATCGAGGCGCCCGAGGTCTCGCGCGAGGGCGACGCCGCGGTCATCGTACTGGCCACCACGCCGCTGCCCGAGGGCAGCAAGATGGCCAACCTGTCGACCGACGACGTCGAGACGCTACCGCAACGCCTGCGCACCACCGTCGAGAGCTCCCGCGAAGACGTGCCCGTCGTGCGCCTGGAGCTCCCGCTGGGCCTGGACTACGACGGCACCTTCACCACCGGTGACGCACAGACCTTCGCGGTCATGCTGCTCGACGCCATCTGCGCCGCGTTCGACCTGTGA